One window of the Epinephelus moara isolate mb chromosome 22, YSFRI_EMoa_1.0, whole genome shotgun sequence genome contains the following:
- the nsun2 gene encoding RNA cytosine C(5)-methyltransferase NSUN2: protein MGKRSRQRQKNQSGGRDDRDKAGWGAGYADIVKENKLFEHYYKEQGLVPGGEFEQFMDAMRKPLPATIRITGYKSHAKEILHCLKDKYFKDILDVEIDGQKIEAPQPLSWYPDEQAWHTNMSRKIIRKSPLLEKFHQFLVSETESGNISRQEAVSMIPPLLLKIESHHKILDMCAAPGSKTAQLIEMLHSDMDVPFPEGFVIANDVDNKRCYLLVHQAKRLNSPCIMVVNHDASCIPTLKIDVDGTKDILFYDRILCDVPCSGDGTMRKNIDVWKKWTTSNSLHLHGLQLRIAVRGVEQLAVGGRMVYSTCSLNPIEDEAVIAALLEKSEGALELADSSADLPGLKWMPGVTSWKLMTKEGQWFSDWSEVPSSRHTQIRPTMFPPKDPEKLASMHLERCMRILPHHQNTGGFFVAVLVKKAPMPWNKRYPKLRKDVSSSSAAQTEASPAASTPADTPRLPDSAVEEAEGGGLEGKVDEEAPKGAPLAQETSAKQDGVCGPPASKKMRLFGYKEDPFVFLTEDDPVFNTIQSFYDLSPDFPKLNVLTRTHEGKKRHLYMVSKELRNVLLNNSERMKVINTGVKVWSRNSDGEEFGCAFRLAQEGIYTLQPYIRSRIIRVSVEDIKVLLTQENPFLSKLEDDAHAQAKKMVMGSIVLKYIPNPDNPAEPQCPIQLCGWRGKTSIRAFVPRNERFHYLRMLGVEVFRDKQGLGQKGRDGEKEEVEDEAVKEEGAAENEAELDFENGDENRSSEPKKQPEDE from the exons ATGGGGAAGAGAAGCAGGCAGCGGCAGAAGAACCAGAGTGGAGGAAGAGACGACAGAGACAAGGCT ggctggggAGCTGGCTACGCCGACATAGTGAAGGAGAATAAGCTGTTTGAGCACTACTACAAAGAGCAGGGCCTGGTGCCTGGGGGAGAGTTTGAACAGTTTATGGATGCAATGAGGAAACCACTGCCAGCAACCATCCGCATCACTGGATACAAGAG CCATGCCAAGGAAATCCTCCACTGTCTGAAGGACAAATACTTCAAGGATATTCTGGATGTGGAGATCGACGGCCAGAAGATCGAGGCTCCGCAGCCTCTCAGCTG GTATCCTGATGAGCAGGCCTGGCACACCAACATGAGCAGGAAGATCATCAGGAAGTCTCCGCTGCTGGAGAAGTTCCACCAGTTTCTGGTCAGCGAGACCGAGTCG GGTAACATCAGCCGACAGGAGGCTGTCAGTATgatccctcctctcctcctgaagATTGAGTCACACCACAAG atccTGGACATGTGTGCAGCTCCAGGGTCCAAGACAGCCCAGCTGATTGAGATGCTGCATTCTGACATGGACGTGCCATTTCCAG AGGGCTTCGTCATCGCCAACGACGTGGACAACAAGCGCTGCTACCTGCTCGTGCACCAAGCCAAGCGTCTCAACAGCCCCTGCATCATGGTGGTCAACCACGACGCCTCCTGCATCCCCACGCTCAAGATCGATGTAGACGGCACGAAGGACATCCTCTTCTACGACCGCATCCTGTGTGACGTGCCCTGCAG CGGGGACGGCACCATGAGGAAGAACATAGACGTGTGGAAGAAATGGACGACCAGCAACAGCCTGCACCTCCACGG GCTCCAGCTGCGTATCGCAGTGCGCGGGGTCGAACAGCTGGCTGTGGGAGGGAGGATGGTCTACTCCACCTGTTCACTCAACCCTATAGAGGACGAGGCTGTCATCGCAGCACTGCTGGAGAAGAGcgaag GAGCGTTGGAGCTTGCCGACAGCTCGGCTGACCTGCCAGGGCTGAAGTGGATGCCTGGGGTCACTTCCTGGAAG CTGATGACCAAAGAGGGCCAGTGGTTCTCGGACTGGTCCGAGGTGCCAAGCAGTCGTCACACGCAGATCCGCCCCACCATGTTCCCACCTAAAGACCCAGAGAAACTCGCCAGCATGCATCTGGAGAGATG TATGAGGATTCTGCCACATCACCAGAACACTGGAGGCTTCTTTGTGGCCGTGCTGGTGAAGAAAGCCCCGATGCCGTGGAACAAAAGATATCCCAAG CTGAGGAAGGACGTTTCGTCCAGCTCAGCAGCCCAGACTGAAGCCTCCCCAGCAGCCTCGACCCCCGCAGACACTCCCCGCCTCCCAGATAGTGCTGTGGAGGAGGCGGAGGGGGGAGGCCTGGAGGGAAAAGTGGACGAGGAGGCACCCAAAGGAGCTCCCTTGGCTCAGGAGACCTCTGCTAAACAAGATGGAGTGTGTGG CCCTCCGGCCTCTAAGAAGATGAGGCTGTTTGGTTATAAAGAAGATCCCTTTGTGTTCCTCACTGAAGACGACCCTGTGTTTAACACcataca ATCTTTCTACGACCTGTCTCCAGACTTCCCCAAACTCAACGTTCTGACCAGGACCCACGAGGGCAAGAAGAGACACCTGTACATGGTGTCCAAGGAGCTGCGCAACGTGCTGCTGAATAACAGCGAGCgcatgaag gTCATTAACACAGGAGTGAAGGTGTGGTCTCGCAACAGTGACGGAGAGGAGTTTGGCTGTGCCTTCAGACTGGCTCAggag GGCATCTACACTCTGCAGCCGTATATTCGCTCCAGGATAATCAGAGTGAGTGTGGAGGACATCAAAGTGCTGCTGACCCAGGAGAACCCTTTCCTCAGCAAGCTGGAGGATGACGCTCACGCTCAGGCCAAGAAAATGG TCATGGGAAGCATTGTGCTGAAGTATATTCCCAACCCAGA TAACCCAGCGGAGCCTCAGTGTCCCATCCAGCTGTGTGGCTGGAGGGGAAAGACGTCCATCCGAGCCTTCGTCCCCCGCAACGAGAGGTTCCATTACCTCCGAATGTTAGGCGTGGAGGTCTTCAGAGACAAGCAGGGCCTCGGGCAGaaagggagagatggagaaaaggaAGAGGTAGAGGATGAAGCGGTAAAGGAGGAAGGAGCGGCGGAAAACGAGGCAGAGCTGGACTTTGAGAACGGTGATGAAAACAGATCATCAGAGCCAAAGAAGCAGCCAGAGGACGAGTAG